Proteins encoded by one window of Canis lupus dingo isolate Sandy chromosome 10, ASM325472v2, whole genome shotgun sequence:
- the DTX3 gene encoding probable E3 ubiquitin-protein ligase DTX3 isoform X1, whose amino-acid sequence MPILSCSGSKMAACGGTCKNKVTVSKPVWDFLSKETPARLARLREEHRVSILIDGETSDIYVLQLSPQGPPPAPPNGLYLARKALKGLLKEAEKELKKAQRQGELMGCLALGGGGEHPELHRPGPPPPPLRAAPLLPPGARGLPPPPPPLPPPLPPRLREEAEEQESTCPICLGEIQNAKTLEKCRHSFCEGCITRALQVKKACPMCGRFYGQLVGNQPQNGRMLVSKDATLLLPSYEKYGTIVIQYVFPPGVQGAEHPNPGVRYPGTTRVAYLPDCPEGNKVLTLFRKAFDQRLTFTIGTSMTTGRPNVITWNDIHHKTSCTGGPQLFGYPDPTYLTRVQEELRAKGITDD is encoded by the exons ATGCCAATTCTAAGCTGTTCAGGATCAAA AATGGCAGCCTGTGGAGGCACCTGCAAGAATAAAGTGACTGTCTCCAAGCCTGTGTGGGACTTCCTGAGCAAGGAGACCCCAGCCCGGCTGGCCCGGCTTCGGGAGGAGCACCGCGTGTCCATCCTCATCGATGGCGAAACTTCTGACATCTACGTCCTGCAGCTATCCCCGCAGGGTCCTCCCCCGGCACCCCCCAACGGGCTCTACCTGGCCCGGAAGGCGCTCAAGGGGCTGCTAAAAGAGGCCGAGAAAGAGCTGAAAAAAGCTCAGAGGCAGGGCGAGCTTATGGGCTGCCTGGCtttggggggtggcggggagcaCCCTGAGCTGCACCGCCCagggccaccccctccccctctgcgAGCAGCCCCGCTCCTGCCCCCAGGGGCTCGGgggcttccccctcctcctcctcccctcccccctccacttcctccccGCCTTCGGGAGGAGGCTGAGGAGCAGGAGAGCACCTGCCCCATCTGTCTGGGGGAGATCCAGAACGCCAAGACCTTGGAGAAGTGCCGGCACTCGTTCTGTGAGGGCTGCATCACCCGGGCCCTGCAGGTGAAAAAGGCTTGTCCCATGTGTGGCCGCTTCTATGGGCAGCTGGTGGGCAACCAGCCCCAGAATGGGCGCATGCTGGTCTCTAAGGACGCCACGCTCCTACTGCCCAGCTATGAGAAGTATGGCACCATTGTCATCCAGTACGTCTTCCCGCCCGGTGTCCAGGGG GCTGAACACCCAAACCCAGGAGTTCGGTACCCTGGCACCACACGGGTGGCCTACCTCCCGGACTGCCCCGAGGGCAACAAGGTGCTGACCCTGTTCCGCAAGGCATTTGACCAGCGTCTCACCTTCACTATCGGCACGTCCATGACCACAGGGAGACCGAATGTCATCACCTGGAACGACATTCACCACAAGACCAGCTGCACAGGAGGACCCCAGCT GTTTGGGTACCCGGACCCCACCTACCTGACCCGGGTGCAAGAGGAGCTGAGAGCCAAGGGTATCACAGACGACTGA
- the PIP4K2C gene encoding phosphatidylinositol 5-phosphate 4-kinase type-2 gamma isoform X3 has protein sequence MLLPDDFKASSKIKVNNHLFHRENLPSHFKFKEYCPQVFRNLRDRFGIDDQDYLVSLTRSPPSESEGSDGRFLISYDRTLVIKEVSSEDIADMHSNLSNYHQYIVKCHGNTLLPQFLGMYRVSVDNEDSYVLVMRNMFSHRLPVHRKYDLKGSLVSREASDKEKVKELPTLKDMDFLNKNQKVYIGEEEKKVFLEKLKRDVEFLVQLKIMDYSLLLGIHDIVRGSDPEEEGPVREEESEGDGDCDLTGPPALVGSYGTSPEGIGGYIHSHRPLGPGEFESLIDVYAIRSAEGAPQKEVYFMGLIDILTQYDAKKKAAHAAKTVKHGAGAEISTVHPEQYAKRFLDFITNIFA, from the exons ATGCTGCTGCCAGATGACTTTAAGGCGAGCTCCAAGATCAAGGTCAACAATCACCTTTTCCACAG AGAAAACCTGCCTAGTCATTTCAAGTTCAAGGAGTACTGCCCCCAGGTCTTCAGGAACCTCCGTGATCGCTTTGGCATTGATGACCAAGATTACCTG GTATCCCTCACCCGAAGTCCCCCGAGTGAAAGTGAAGGCAGTGATGGTCGCTTCCTTATCTCCTACGATCGAACTCTGGTCATCAAAGAAGTATCCAGTGAGGACATTGCTGACATGCATAGCAACCTCTCGAACTACCACCAG TACATTGTGAAGTGCCATGGCAACACACTGCTGCCCCAGTTCCTGGGGATGTATCGAGTTAGCGTGGACAATGAAGACAGCTACGTGCTTGTGATGCGCAACATGTTTAGCCACCGTCTTCCTGTGCACAGGAAGTATGACCTCAAG GGCTCCCTAGTGTCCCGAGAAGCCAGCGATAAGGAAAAG GTTAAAGAATTGCCCACCCTTAAGGATATGGATTTTCTCAACAAGAACCAGAAGGTTTATATTGGtgaagaggagaagaaagtaTTTCTAGAGAAGCTAAAGAGAGATGTGGAG TTCCTAGTGCAGCTGAAGATCATGGACTACAGCCTTCTGCTGGGCATCCACGACATCGTTCGGGGCTCTGACCCAGAGGAGGAGGGACCTGTGCGGGAGGAGGAGTCAGAGGGGGATGGAGACTGTGACCTGACAGGGCCACCTGCTCTGGTGGGCTCCTATGGCACCTCCCCTGAGGGTATTGGCGGCTACATCCATTCTCACCGGCCCCTGGGCCCTGGAGAATTTGAGTCCCTCATTGACGTCTATGCCATCCGGAGTGCTGAGG GGGCCCCCCAGAAGGAGGTGTATTTCATGGGCCTCATTGACATCCTGACACAGTATGATGCCAAGAAGAAAGCAGCTCACGCAGCCAAAACTGTCAAGCACGGG GCTGGGGCAGAGATCTCCACTGTCCATCCTGAGCAGTATGCTAAGCGGTTCCTGGATTTTATTACCAACATTTTTGCCTAA
- the DTX3 gene encoding probable E3 ubiquitin-protein ligase DTX3 isoform X2 codes for MSFVLSRMAACGGTCKNKVTVSKPVWDFLSKETPARLARLREEHRVSILIDGETSDIYVLQLSPQGPPPAPPNGLYLARKALKGLLKEAEKELKKAQRQGELMGCLALGGGGEHPELHRPGPPPPPLRAAPLLPPGARGLPPPPPPLPPPLPPRLREEAEEQESTCPICLGEIQNAKTLEKCRHSFCEGCITRALQVKKACPMCGRFYGQLVGNQPQNGRMLVSKDATLLLPSYEKYGTIVIQYVFPPGVQGAEHPNPGVRYPGTTRVAYLPDCPEGNKVLTLFRKAFDQRLTFTIGTSMTTGRPNVITWNDIHHKTSCTGGPQLFGYPDPTYLTRVQEELRAKGITDD; via the exons A TGTCGTTCGTCCTGTCCAGAATGGCAGCCTGTGGAGGCACCTGCAAGAATAAAGTGACTGTCTCCAAGCCTGTGTGGGACTTCCTGAGCAAGGAGACCCCAGCCCGGCTGGCCCGGCTTCGGGAGGAGCACCGCGTGTCCATCCTCATCGATGGCGAAACTTCTGACATCTACGTCCTGCAGCTATCCCCGCAGGGTCCTCCCCCGGCACCCCCCAACGGGCTCTACCTGGCCCGGAAGGCGCTCAAGGGGCTGCTAAAAGAGGCCGAGAAAGAGCTGAAAAAAGCTCAGAGGCAGGGCGAGCTTATGGGCTGCCTGGCtttggggggtggcggggagcaCCCTGAGCTGCACCGCCCagggccaccccctccccctctgcgAGCAGCCCCGCTCCTGCCCCCAGGGGCTCGGgggcttccccctcctcctcctcccctcccccctccacttcctccccGCCTTCGGGAGGAGGCTGAGGAGCAGGAGAGCACCTGCCCCATCTGTCTGGGGGAGATCCAGAACGCCAAGACCTTGGAGAAGTGCCGGCACTCGTTCTGTGAGGGCTGCATCACCCGGGCCCTGCAGGTGAAAAAGGCTTGTCCCATGTGTGGCCGCTTCTATGGGCAGCTGGTGGGCAACCAGCCCCAGAATGGGCGCATGCTGGTCTCTAAGGACGCCACGCTCCTACTGCCCAGCTATGAGAAGTATGGCACCATTGTCATCCAGTACGTCTTCCCGCCCGGTGTCCAGGGG GCTGAACACCCAAACCCAGGAGTTCGGTACCCTGGCACCACACGGGTGGCCTACCTCCCGGACTGCCCCGAGGGCAACAAGGTGCTGACCCTGTTCCGCAAGGCATTTGACCAGCGTCTCACCTTCACTATCGGCACGTCCATGACCACAGGGAGACCGAATGTCATCACCTGGAACGACATTCACCACAAGACCAGCTGCACAGGAGGACCCCAGCT GTTTGGGTACCCGGACCCCACCTACCTGACCCGGGTGCAAGAGGAGCTGAGAGCCAAGGGTATCACAGACGACTGA
- the PIP4K2C gene encoding phosphatidylinositol 5-phosphate 4-kinase type-2 gamma isoform X2, with product MASSSVPPATVPAAAAAAAAAAPGFGFASKTKKKHFVQQKVKVFRAADPLLGVFLWGVAHSINELSQVPPPVMLLPDDFKASSKIKVNNHLFHRENLPSHFKFKEYCPQVFRNLRDRFGIDDQDYLVSLTRSPPSESEGSDGRFLISYDRTLVIKEVSSEDIADMHSNLSNYHQYIVKCHGNTLLPQFLGMYRVSVDNEDSYVLVMRNMFSHRLPVHRKYDLKVKELPTLKDMDFLNKNQKVYIGEEEKKVFLEKLKRDVEFLVQLKIMDYSLLLGIHDIVRGSDPEEEGPVREEESEGDGDCDLTGPPALVGSYGTSPEGIGGYIHSHRPLGPGEFESLIDVYAIRSAEGAPQKEVYFMGLIDILTQYDAKKKAAHAAKTVKHGAGAEISTVHPEQYAKRFLDFITNIFA from the exons ATGGCGTCCTCCTCTGTCCCGCCGGCCACCGtaccggcggcggcggcagcggcagcggcagcggcccCGGGCTTCGGCTTCGCCTCCAAGACCAAGAAGAAACACTTCGTGCAGCAGAAGGTGAAGGTGTTCCGGGCGGCGGACCCGCTGCTGGGCGTGTTCCTGTGGGGCGTCGCCCACTCG ATCAATGAGCTCAGCCAGGTGCCTCCCCCAGTGATGCTGCTGCCAGATGACTTTAAGGCGAGCTCCAAGATCAAGGTCAACAATCACCTTTTCCACAG AGAAAACCTGCCTAGTCATTTCAAGTTCAAGGAGTACTGCCCCCAGGTCTTCAGGAACCTCCGTGATCGCTTTGGCATTGATGACCAAGATTACCTG GTATCCCTCACCCGAAGTCCCCCGAGTGAAAGTGAAGGCAGTGATGGTCGCTTCCTTATCTCCTACGATCGAACTCTGGTCATCAAAGAAGTATCCAGTGAGGACATTGCTGACATGCATAGCAACCTCTCGAACTACCACCAG TACATTGTGAAGTGCCATGGCAACACACTGCTGCCCCAGTTCCTGGGGATGTATCGAGTTAGCGTGGACAATGAAGACAGCTACGTGCTTGTGATGCGCAACATGTTTAGCCACCGTCTTCCTGTGCACAGGAAGTATGACCTCAAG GTTAAAGAATTGCCCACCCTTAAGGATATGGATTTTCTCAACAAGAACCAGAAGGTTTATATTGGtgaagaggagaagaaagtaTTTCTAGAGAAGCTAAAGAGAGATGTGGAG TTCCTAGTGCAGCTGAAGATCATGGACTACAGCCTTCTGCTGGGCATCCACGACATCGTTCGGGGCTCTGACCCAGAGGAGGAGGGACCTGTGCGGGAGGAGGAGTCAGAGGGGGATGGAGACTGTGACCTGACAGGGCCACCTGCTCTGGTGGGCTCCTATGGCACCTCCCCTGAGGGTATTGGCGGCTACATCCATTCTCACCGGCCCCTGGGCCCTGGAGAATTTGAGTCCCTCATTGACGTCTATGCCATCCGGAGTGCTGAGG GGGCCCCCCAGAAGGAGGTGTATTTCATGGGCCTCATTGACATCCTGACACAGTATGATGCCAAGAAGAAAGCAGCTCACGCAGCCAAAACTGTCAAGCACGGG GCTGGGGCAGAGATCTCCACTGTCCATCCTGAGCAGTATGCTAAGCGGTTCCTGGATTTTATTACCAACATTTTTGCCTAA
- the PIP4K2C gene encoding phosphatidylinositol 5-phosphate 4-kinase type-2 gamma isoform X1 produces the protein MASSSVPPATVPAAAAAAAAAAPGFGFASKTKKKHFVQQKVKVFRAADPLLGVFLWGVAHSINELSQVPPPVMLLPDDFKASSKIKVNNHLFHRENLPSHFKFKEYCPQVFRNLRDRFGIDDQDYLVSLTRSPPSESEGSDGRFLISYDRTLVIKEVSSEDIADMHSNLSNYHQYIVKCHGNTLLPQFLGMYRVSVDNEDSYVLVMRNMFSHRLPVHRKYDLKGSLVSREASDKEKVKELPTLKDMDFLNKNQKVYIGEEEKKVFLEKLKRDVEFLVQLKIMDYSLLLGIHDIVRGSDPEEEGPVREEESEGDGDCDLTGPPALVGSYGTSPEGIGGYIHSHRPLGPGEFESLIDVYAIRSAEGAPQKEVYFMGLIDILTQYDAKKKAAHAAKTVKHGAGAEISTVHPEQYAKRFLDFITNIFA, from the exons ATGGCGTCCTCCTCTGTCCCGCCGGCCACCGtaccggcggcggcggcagcggcagcggcagcggcccCGGGCTTCGGCTTCGCCTCCAAGACCAAGAAGAAACACTTCGTGCAGCAGAAGGTGAAGGTGTTCCGGGCGGCGGACCCGCTGCTGGGCGTGTTCCTGTGGGGCGTCGCCCACTCG ATCAATGAGCTCAGCCAGGTGCCTCCCCCAGTGATGCTGCTGCCAGATGACTTTAAGGCGAGCTCCAAGATCAAGGTCAACAATCACCTTTTCCACAG AGAAAACCTGCCTAGTCATTTCAAGTTCAAGGAGTACTGCCCCCAGGTCTTCAGGAACCTCCGTGATCGCTTTGGCATTGATGACCAAGATTACCTG GTATCCCTCACCCGAAGTCCCCCGAGTGAAAGTGAAGGCAGTGATGGTCGCTTCCTTATCTCCTACGATCGAACTCTGGTCATCAAAGAAGTATCCAGTGAGGACATTGCTGACATGCATAGCAACCTCTCGAACTACCACCAG TACATTGTGAAGTGCCATGGCAACACACTGCTGCCCCAGTTCCTGGGGATGTATCGAGTTAGCGTGGACAATGAAGACAGCTACGTGCTTGTGATGCGCAACATGTTTAGCCACCGTCTTCCTGTGCACAGGAAGTATGACCTCAAG GGCTCCCTAGTGTCCCGAGAAGCCAGCGATAAGGAAAAG GTTAAAGAATTGCCCACCCTTAAGGATATGGATTTTCTCAACAAGAACCAGAAGGTTTATATTGGtgaagaggagaagaaagtaTTTCTAGAGAAGCTAAAGAGAGATGTGGAG TTCCTAGTGCAGCTGAAGATCATGGACTACAGCCTTCTGCTGGGCATCCACGACATCGTTCGGGGCTCTGACCCAGAGGAGGAGGGACCTGTGCGGGAGGAGGAGTCAGAGGGGGATGGAGACTGTGACCTGACAGGGCCACCTGCTCTGGTGGGCTCCTATGGCACCTCCCCTGAGGGTATTGGCGGCTACATCCATTCTCACCGGCCCCTGGGCCCTGGAGAATTTGAGTCCCTCATTGACGTCTATGCCATCCGGAGTGCTGAGG GGGCCCCCCAGAAGGAGGTGTATTTCATGGGCCTCATTGACATCCTGACACAGTATGATGCCAAGAAGAAAGCAGCTCACGCAGCCAAAACTGTCAAGCACGGG GCTGGGGCAGAGATCTCCACTGTCCATCCTGAGCAGTATGCTAAGCGGTTCCTGGATTTTATTACCAACATTTTTGCCTAA